The Flavobacterium marginilacus genome window below encodes:
- a CDS encoding GPW/gp25 family protein, with the protein MNDETFIGTGWSFPPTFNSISGSVETVNGATDINQSLQILLGTKLGERILRSDFGCNLSPLLFENITVTLLTKIKEIVKMAILKYEPRIDLNNVSFGSEETSQGLIKLEIDYTIRTTNSRQNYVYPFYLEEGTYIK; encoded by the coding sequence ATGAACGACGAAACATTTATAGGAACAGGCTGGAGTTTTCCGCCCACATTTAATTCCATTTCCGGTTCAGTTGAAACGGTAAACGGAGCCACTGATATCAACCAAAGTCTGCAGATTCTTTTGGGAACAAAACTTGGAGAGCGTATTTTAAGATCTGATTTTGGATGTAATCTTTCCCCTTTATTATTTGAAAACATTACAGTAACACTGCTTACTAAAATAAAAGAGATTGTAAAGATGGCAATACTCAAATATGAACCCAGAATAGATCTCAATAACGTTTCTTTTGGTTCTGAAGAAACATCACAAGGACTTATAAAATTAGAAATAGATTACACAATACGAACTACCAACTCAAGACAGAATTACGTTTATCCTTTTTATCTGGAAGAAGGAACATACATTAAATAA